A window from Acidobacteriota bacterium encodes these proteins:
- a CDS encoding undecaprenyl-diphosphate phosphatase, which yields MRLRNGAARGCSGPCARWRRKSRSRRSRRLRSDPDGARGAPGLRRRTRPDVRALRSVTALEAALLGTVQGLTEFLPISSSAHLLLARAFFGWETGARFGLAFDVACHIGTLLAVAAYYRRDVVELTRAAAMPRTWLGGPGDSAALVRSIAIGTVPIAVVGLALADLVTGALRTVTVAGVSLAVGAVMMLAAERVGSRGRDETTLRPLEALGLGCAQASALIPGVSRSGAVLIVAMLLGLRRERAARFAFLLGMPAILAAGAKAALDLAGQGVPSGDLVLLAVGLVSSAGVGYAAVKYFMQYVARHSLDPFAVYRLVLGCLALAWVLGS from the coding sequence TTGCGATTACGGAACGGCGCGGCGCGCGGGTGCAGCGGACCGTGCGCGCGGTGGCGGAGGAAAAGCCGCAGCCGCCGCAGCAGGAGACTCCGCAGCGATCCAGACGGCGCTCGCGGCGCGCCCGGGCTTCGTAGAAGAACGCGACCGGATGTTCGGGCGCTGCGATCCGTGACCGCGCTGGAAGCTGCGTTGCTCGGGACGGTTCAGGGGCTGACGGAGTTCCTGCCGATATCGAGTTCGGCGCACCTGCTGCTCGCCCGGGCTTTCTTCGGCTGGGAGACCGGGGCCCGGTTCGGTCTGGCGTTCGACGTCGCATGCCACATCGGTACGTTGCTCGCCGTGGCCGCCTACTATCGCCGGGACGTGGTGGAACTGACCCGCGCCGCGGCGATGCCGCGGACATGGCTGGGCGGGCCGGGCGACTCGGCTGCTCTCGTCCGTTCGATCGCCATCGGCACCGTGCCGATTGCCGTCGTCGGCCTGGCGCTGGCCGACCTGGTGACGGGCGCTCTGCGCACCGTTACGGTTGCGGGAGTGAGTCTGGCGGTCGGTGCGGTGATGATGTTGGCCGCCGAACGCGTCGGGTCGCGAGGCCGCGACGAGACGACACTCCGGCCGCTGGAGGCGCTCGGGCTGGGTTGCGCCCAGGCGTCGGCCTTGATCCCGGGGGTCTCCCGGTCGGGCGCGGTCCTGATCGTGGCCATGCTGCTCGGTCTACGCCGCGAGCGGGCGGCCCGGTTCGCCTTTCTTCTCGGCATGCCGGCCATCCTCGCGGCGGGTGCCAAGGCGGCGCTCGACCTGGCGGGGCAGGGGGTGCCGTCCGGCGATCTGGTTCTGCTGGCGGTGGGCTTGGTTTCGTCGGCGGGAGTGGGATACGCCGCAGTGAAGTACTTCATGCAGTACGTCGCGCGTCATTCACTCGACCCGTTCGCCGTTTATCGCCTGGTGCTCGGGTGTCTGGCCCTGGCCTGGGTCCTCGGGTCGTGA
- the secF gene encoding protein translocase subunit SecF yields the protein MALFKQPRIDFVARRWQAFGLSALVIVAGIVVLFTRGGLPLGIDFSGGSLIVLQFEEPTGEGAVRDALASVEEKVVQQYGDAGDNEVLVRLPLSGPEVGASLEAGANEVVDALRASSLGEFEVISQELVGPVIGQELQRRGISAFVFAMAGILVYIGLRFRFSFGVGAVVAVVHDIAVTLSLLTFFGYELSLNVVAAMLTITGYSVNDSIVVFDRVRENLRVMRRDTFGHLVNTSINQTLARTVITSGTTGFAVLALYVLGGEVLRGFAFTMLVGVLSGTYSTIFVAAMIALAITERRGARVQRTVRAVAEEKPQPPQQETPQRSRRRSRRARAS from the coding sequence ATGGCGTTGTTCAAACAGCCCCGCATCGATTTCGTGGCGCGCCGCTGGCAGGCGTTCGGCCTGTCCGCGCTGGTGATCGTGGCGGGCATCGTCGTGCTGTTCACGCGGGGCGGCCTGCCCCTCGGGATCGACTTCTCCGGCGGATCCCTCATCGTGTTGCAGTTCGAGGAGCCGACCGGCGAGGGGGCGGTCCGCGACGCGCTCGCGAGCGTGGAGGAGAAGGTCGTTCAGCAGTACGGGGATGCGGGGGACAACGAGGTGCTCGTGCGCCTTCCCCTGTCCGGGCCGGAGGTCGGCGCGAGTCTGGAGGCCGGTGCGAACGAGGTCGTCGACGCGTTACGCGCCAGCAGCCTCGGCGAGTTCGAGGTCATCAGCCAGGAGCTGGTCGGTCCGGTCATCGGACAGGAGTTGCAGCGCCGGGGCATCAGCGCGTTCGTCTTCGCGATGGCCGGCATTCTCGTCTACATCGGTCTGCGGTTCCGCTTCAGCTTTGGGGTGGGTGCGGTCGTCGCGGTCGTCCACGACATCGCCGTCACGCTCTCGCTGCTGACGTTCTTCGGCTACGAGCTGTCGCTGAACGTCGTGGCGGCGATGCTGACGATCACGGGTTATTCGGTCAACGACTCGATCGTGGTCTTCGACCGCGTGCGGGAGAACCTCCGCGTGATGCGGCGCGACACGTTCGGCCATCTCGTGAACACCAGCATCAACCAGACCCTGGCGCGCACCGTCATCACGTCGGGCACGACCGGGTTCGCGGTGCTGGCGCTGTACGTGCTCGGCGGCGAGGTGCTGCGCGGTTTCGCCTTCACGATGCTGGTGGGCGTTCTGAGCGGCACGTACTCGACGATTTTCGTGGCTGCGATGATCGCCCTTGCGATTACGGAACGGCGCGGCGCGCGGGTGCAGCGGACCGTGCGCGCGGTGGCGGAGGAAAAGCCGCAGCCGCCGCAGCAGGAGACTCCGCAGCGATCCAGACGGCGCTCGCGGCGCGCCCGGGCTTCGTAG